In Arthrobacter sp. StoSoilB5, one genomic interval encodes:
- a CDS encoding DUF559 domain-containing protein — MLQLDVATPLGNYRGDFGWEKQGVILEFDGRSKYFEYAHTEEVVFEERRREKALHAQGWKVVRIEWDDLSRPWDVDRKLREALDGSRVERRKPAVPLPGSNGTAGQRRNSGDGA; from the coding sequence GTGTTGCAGTTGGATGTCGCGACACCGCTGGGCAATTATCGCGGAGACTTCGGCTGGGAGAAGCAGGGGGTGATCCTGGAGTTTGATGGCCGCTCCAAGTACTTCGAATATGCACACACGGAGGAAGTGGTTTTCGAGGAACGCAGGCGGGAGAAGGCACTCCACGCCCAGGGGTGGAAAGTGGTTCGGATCGAATGGGACGATCTCAGCAGGCCTTGGGACGTCGACCGCAAGCTCAGGGAGGCGCTCGATGGATCACGGGTAGAACGTAGAAAACCCGCTGTTCCGTTGCCGGGCAGCAACGGAACAGCGGGTCAGCGACGAAATAGCGGCGACGGGGCCTAG
- a CDS encoding winged helix DNA-binding domain-containing protein — protein sequence MPETHPRSVAVTPRVMGRMRLASQGLLNGGFTSVPDAVRWMTAMQAQDLGSALWAVGQRVPGSAASDVRGAIDAGTVVRSWPMRGTLHLLAPEDLRWILGITSERLMNMVAGRHRELGITADDISHCRDIALKTIETIRTAEGGRGATREQLFAAFEEAGQVTKAQRGIHLIGSLCQRAWLVQGPMAGTNGKVGVQQLFVAFDEWIKDSRDLDRQEGIAELLFRYVRSHGPATVKDFAWWSQVPLAEARRGLASVQDRLVELPFGGTSYWLSPETAALLDDGVPGSRTLLALPGFDEFLLGYQDRSLVLAPEHADLVVPGKNGVFKRIIVAGGEVVGTWARTGNGKAPGVVPEPFSGELGPAAERSFRAQGRAYLKFMAG from the coding sequence ATGCCTGAAACCCACCCGCGTTCAGTTGCTGTTACCCCACGAGTCATGGGCCGCATGCGACTTGCCAGCCAAGGCCTGCTCAATGGGGGTTTTACCTCTGTGCCGGACGCGGTTCGTTGGATGACCGCCATGCAGGCACAGGATCTGGGGTCTGCCTTATGGGCCGTAGGGCAGCGCGTCCCGGGATCGGCCGCGTCCGATGTCCGCGGAGCCATAGATGCAGGGACCGTGGTCCGCTCATGGCCAATGCGGGGAACACTGCACCTTCTGGCCCCCGAAGACCTCCGGTGGATATTGGGTATCACCAGCGAGCGGCTCATGAACATGGTGGCAGGCCGTCACCGCGAGCTCGGCATCACGGCTGACGACATCAGCCACTGCCGTGACATCGCACTCAAAACCATAGAGACCATCAGGACAGCGGAGGGCGGACGCGGCGCCACCCGTGAGCAACTCTTCGCCGCGTTCGAAGAAGCAGGCCAGGTGACCAAGGCCCAACGTGGCATCCACCTGATCGGGAGCCTGTGCCAGCGTGCGTGGCTCGTCCAAGGACCCATGGCCGGAACGAACGGAAAGGTGGGGGTCCAGCAGTTGTTCGTGGCGTTCGACGAGTGGATCAAGGATTCGCGCGATCTTGACCGTCAGGAAGGAATTGCCGAGCTCTTGTTCCGCTACGTTCGCAGCCACGGGCCCGCGACCGTGAAGGACTTTGCCTGGTGGAGCCAGGTGCCCCTCGCGGAAGCGCGCAGGGGCCTCGCCTCGGTTCAGGATCGACTGGTGGAGCTGCCGTTCGGCGGTACCAGCTATTGGCTTTCGCCGGAGACAGCTGCACTGCTCGACGACGGCGTCCCCGGCTCGCGCACGCTGCTCGCTCTTCCGGGCTTTGATGAATTCCTGCTCGGTTACCAGGACCGGAGCCTTGTCCTTGCGCCCGAGCATGCCGATTTAGTGGTACCCGGCAAGAACGGAGTGTTCAAACGCATCATCGTGGCCGGGGGAGAAGTTGTGGGAACTTGGGCGAGGACCGGAAACGGCAAGGCTCCCGGCGTTGTTCCTGAGCCTTTCTCCGGAGAGCTGGGCCCGGCCGCGGAGCGTTCGTTCCGGGCGCAGGGGCGGGCCTACCTGAAGTTCATGGCGGGCTGA
- a CDS encoding UDP-N-acetylmuramate dehydrogenase, with product MTQTLLSELTTAAVGGPAGNLVEARTEAEIIDAVRSADAAGEKLLIIGGGSNLLISDEGYAGTVLKIASEGFTVNSDDSCGGVSVVVQAGHNWDALVEHAVLHAWSGIEALSGIPGATGATPVQNVGAYGSDVSQTIAAVRTWDRERNAVQTFTNSELKFGYRDSILKQTTVEGSPRYVVLTVEFQLPLGRMSAPIRYAELARVLGVEPGKRAYSNDVRREVLRLRASKGMVLDSDDRDTYSTGSFFTNPIVAAERAAELPDSAPKYPAGADGLVKLSAAWLIDHAGFGKGFGLEESSVSGGRASLSTKHTLAITNRGSASAADMVAIAREVRAGVVNRFGIELHPEPLLIGVKL from the coding sequence GTGACCCAGACGCTGCTTTCCGAACTGACCACAGCCGCCGTCGGCGGACCCGCGGGAAACCTCGTGGAGGCCCGCACCGAGGCTGAAATCATCGACGCCGTGCGGTCCGCTGACGCTGCAGGGGAGAAGCTCCTCATCATTGGCGGTGGCTCCAACCTGCTGATCTCGGACGAGGGCTACGCCGGCACGGTCCTGAAGATCGCGTCCGAGGGCTTCACCGTGAACTCCGACGACAGCTGCGGGGGCGTGTCCGTGGTGGTCCAGGCCGGCCACAACTGGGATGCCCTGGTGGAACATGCGGTGCTGCACGCGTGGTCGGGCATCGAAGCGTTGTCAGGCATCCCCGGCGCCACAGGAGCCACCCCGGTCCAGAACGTGGGCGCATACGGGTCGGATGTCTCGCAGACCATCGCTGCGGTCCGTACCTGGGACCGCGAACGCAATGCGGTTCAGACGTTCACCAACTCAGAACTCAAATTTGGCTACCGCGACTCGATCCTGAAGCAGACCACGGTTGAGGGTTCGCCGCGCTACGTTGTGCTGACTGTTGAGTTCCAATTGCCCCTGGGCCGCATGAGTGCGCCCATCCGCTACGCAGAACTCGCACGGGTGCTTGGCGTGGAACCCGGAAAGCGCGCCTACTCCAACGATGTCCGCCGCGAAGTCCTGCGGCTCCGTGCCTCCAAGGGGATGGTTCTGGACTCTGATGACCGCGACACGTATTCCACGGGCTCCTTCTTCACCAATCCGATCGTCGCCGCCGAACGCGCCGCCGAACTGCCGGACAGCGCGCCGAAGTATCCCGCCGGTGCTGACGGATTGGTCAAGCTCTCCGCTGCCTGGCTCATCGACCACGCAGGATTCGGCAAGGGGTTTGGCCTCGAAGAATCCAGCGTTTCGGGCGGCCGGGCATCCCTGTCCACCAAGCACACGCTGGCCATCACCAACCGCGGCTCAGCCTCGGCAGCGGATATGGTGGCGATCGCGCGCGAGGTGCGTGCCGGCGTCGTGAATCGCTTTGGCATCGAGCTGCACCCGGAACCGCTGCTTATTGGCGTTAAGCTCTAG
- a CDS encoding MFS transporter — protein MNQLNTSRRRATSTQMSQWRAAVLASYAASGLAFATWVSRLPAIRDGLDLTPGGIGLLLMCMTVASFISISASGLIVLRLGPKLTTRIGSSMVGAGLAAVGFGSSIVGNPLVVAAGLVVVGLGTASWNTASNVEGAALERALDRHIMPRLHGAFSLGTVAAAGFGAWAAAVHMPVFWHFLMSGAVVAASVVTAGFWFRAEKEGPAPRSYRPDGRDTFDDPSTGPLPVITPEPVPLDNKRLVALAWRDRRTLLIGVLVLGLALAEGAAGDWVALALADGYGQTDAAGAVGYGLFVTFMTIGRFAGTVILDRFGRVAVMRWCSAIAVVGLALFVFSPVPWMAFVALAVWGLGASLGFPVGMSAAADDPVHAAARVSVVSTIGYGAFLCGPPLLGLLAEHFGILHSLLAPLVLLVISFFLAPVSRKRPAASVQAANPR, from the coding sequence TTGAACCAACTGAACACCTCCCGTCGGCGTGCCACTTCGACTCAGATGTCGCAGTGGCGCGCCGCGGTTTTGGCCTCCTACGCGGCAAGTGGCCTGGCTTTCGCCACCTGGGTTTCCCGCCTCCCTGCCATCCGCGACGGACTGGACCTCACCCCGGGCGGCATCGGGCTGTTGCTGATGTGCATGACCGTAGCCTCTTTCATTTCGATCTCGGCATCCGGCCTGATCGTGCTGCGGCTGGGTCCCAAGCTGACTACCCGGATTGGGAGCAGCATGGTGGGGGCAGGCCTCGCCGCCGTTGGCTTTGGCAGTTCGATCGTGGGGAATCCGCTGGTAGTGGCCGCCGGGCTGGTGGTGGTCGGCCTGGGCACGGCCAGTTGGAACACCGCTTCCAACGTGGAGGGGGCCGCGCTTGAGCGTGCACTGGACCGGCACATCATGCCTCGGCTGCACGGTGCCTTCAGTTTGGGAACCGTGGCGGCTGCCGGTTTCGGTGCCTGGGCAGCAGCCGTGCACATGCCTGTGTTCTGGCATTTCCTGATGTCAGGAGCGGTAGTTGCTGCATCCGTTGTGACCGCCGGATTCTGGTTCCGCGCGGAGAAGGAGGGTCCGGCCCCGCGAAGCTATCGTCCGGACGGGCGGGACACTTTCGACGACCCGTCTACAGGCCCGTTGCCCGTGATCACGCCGGAACCCGTACCGCTGGACAACAAACGCCTGGTTGCCCTGGCCTGGCGCGATCGCCGCACGCTGTTGATTGGCGTACTGGTCCTCGGGTTGGCCCTCGCTGAAGGCGCCGCAGGGGACTGGGTGGCCCTGGCTTTGGCCGATGGCTACGGGCAGACCGACGCCGCGGGTGCCGTCGGCTACGGCCTGTTCGTGACCTTCATGACCATCGGTCGGTTTGCCGGAACCGTCATCCTGGACCGTTTTGGCAGGGTGGCGGTGATGCGCTGGTGCTCGGCCATCGCCGTCGTGGGCCTTGCGCTTTTCGTCTTTTCCCCGGTTCCGTGGATGGCGTTCGTCGCTCTGGCGGTGTGGGGGCTCGGTGCCTCCCTTGGCTTCCCTGTAGGGATGTCCGCTGCCGCGGATGATCCCGTACATGCCGCCGCAAGGGTGTCGGTGGTTTCGACCATCGGTTACGGCGCATTCCTTTGCGGACCACCGCTCCTTGGATTGCTGGCCGAACACTTTGGCATCCTGCACTCCCTTTTGGCGCCCCTCGTACTGTTGGTCATCAGCTTCTTCCTGGCTCCGGTGTCTCGCAAGCGGCCCGCTGCGTCAGTACAGGCCGCCAATCCCCGTTAG
- a CDS encoding MaoC family dehydratase has protein sequence MSPKFEELTVGQEIGTRRIEVTRQDLVKYAGASGDFNPIHWNEAFATSVELPGVIAHGMFTMGSAVQLVSDWAGDPAAVVDYQTRFTKPVLVTDTTGTDEAGAVIDVTGVVGALDAEAGTARIDLTVVAAGQKVLMKSQAVVKVS, from the coding sequence ATGAGCCCCAAATTCGAAGAACTGACGGTCGGCCAGGAAATCGGCACCCGCCGCATTGAGGTCACCCGCCAGGACCTGGTGAAGTATGCAGGCGCTTCCGGCGATTTCAACCCGATCCACTGGAATGAAGCCTTCGCAACGTCCGTTGAATTGCCCGGCGTGATCGCCCACGGGATGTTCACTATGGGCTCCGCAGTGCAACTGGTCAGCGACTGGGCAGGCGACCCCGCCGCCGTCGTCGATTACCAGACGCGCTTCACCAAGCCCGTTCTGGTCACCGACACCACCGGAACCGATGAAGCCGGTGCCGTCATCGACGTCACCGGTGTTGTGGGAGCGCTCGACGCCGAGGCCGGCACCGCGCGCATCGATCTCACCGTAGTCGCAGCCGGGCAAAAGGTCCTGATGAAATCCCAGGCAGTCGTGAAGGTCTCTTGA
- a CDS encoding MaoC family dehydratase N-terminal domain-containing protein, giving the protein MSINPDLQGRSYPAAEVYDVGREKIREFAKAVKASNPAHFDVETARALGHSDLVAPPTFAIIVAQRADAQLVEDPESGIDFSRVVHADQRFTHHRPIVAGDRLVAELHVDGVRAMGGGAMITTRSEIFALNGDDREKVATTTSSILVRGEGQ; this is encoded by the coding sequence ATGAGTATCAATCCGGACCTGCAGGGCCGAAGCTACCCTGCCGCAGAGGTTTACGACGTCGGCCGTGAAAAGATCCGCGAGTTCGCGAAGGCCGTCAAAGCCAGCAACCCCGCGCATTTCGATGTTGAGACGGCACGGGCCTTGGGCCATAGCGATCTCGTTGCTCCGCCAACGTTCGCCATCATCGTGGCCCAACGAGCCGACGCCCAGCTTGTGGAGGACCCCGAGTCCGGCATCGACTTCTCCCGCGTGGTGCACGCGGACCAGCGCTTCACCCATCACCGGCCGATTGTTGCCGGTGACCGGCTCGTGGCTGAGTTGCACGTGGACGGAGTCCGCGCCATGGGCGGCGGTGCCATGATCACGACGCGTTCGGAGATCTTCGCCCTCAACGGCGATGACCGTGAAAAAGTAGCCACCACCACCTCGTCCATCCTGGTCCGCGGAGAGGGACAGTAA
- a CDS encoding DUF3188 domain-containing protein: MLNEFWATSSTAYKTLVFSAMGLIAVGLVLSIAGNTSGNQGLAIASLPVIGLGLVLHVTGLVVRGQKIRKSYKK, translated from the coding sequence GTGCTGAACGAATTCTGGGCCACCTCGTCCACCGCCTACAAGACGCTGGTTTTCAGCGCCATGGGGCTGATCGCCGTCGGACTTGTGCTCTCCATCGCGGGTAACACGTCCGGCAACCAAGGCCTGGCCATAGCCTCGCTGCCCGTGATCGGCCTCGGGTTGGTGCTCCACGTGACCGGGCTCGTGGTCCGCGGCCAGAAGATCCGTAAGAGCTACAAGAAGTAG
- a CDS encoding DUF2797 domain-containing protein translates to MLVHGVAWDSSSPALRLFSPDGEFTGVALAQGLTLGLRVLPGVWCLGHTKVHGPGERTHVPCRSGSPAERGKQCGACFARDDSRLMHDFHRGGSVPTGLRSYLMQPHWLYVATFANGATKVGTASAPRKWNRLAEQGAVHASYVAHAEDGRVVRVLEDLVTRELGLVQQVRSAAKAASLVEPRPGVELVATNRRHAAQVRELLGGLAMTGFALVEEEWERPVLADQLCTARAEGGLRHPYPATFDGGGHGLRVRSLSGAIALAGLPDVSGNEVQGSFVADLGALKGRKIEFGPHVTEIPALQDSLF, encoded by the coding sequence ATGCTGGTCCACGGCGTAGCTTGGGACTCCTCTTCACCGGCACTGAGGTTGTTCTCGCCTGACGGGGAGTTCACCGGGGTTGCGTTGGCCCAAGGTTTAACGTTGGGCTTGCGCGTGCTTCCCGGGGTGTGGTGCCTTGGCCATACCAAGGTCCATGGGCCGGGGGAGCGCACTCATGTTCCCTGCCGCAGCGGCTCACCGGCCGAGCGCGGGAAGCAATGCGGGGCCTGCTTTGCCCGGGACGATTCCCGGCTCATGCACGACTTCCACCGCGGCGGGTCCGTGCCCACTGGCCTGCGTTCTTACCTCATGCAACCCCATTGGCTGTACGTTGCAACGTTCGCAAATGGTGCCACCAAGGTTGGTACCGCCTCAGCTCCGCGCAAGTGGAACCGGCTGGCCGAGCAGGGTGCCGTTCACGCTTCCTATGTTGCCCATGCCGAGGACGGTCGTGTCGTTCGAGTGCTCGAGGATCTTGTGACACGCGAGCTTGGGCTCGTCCAGCAGGTCCGTTCCGCAGCCAAGGCGGCATCGCTCGTTGAGCCGCGCCCCGGCGTCGAACTCGTGGCCACCAACCGCCGGCACGCCGCACAGGTGCGTGAGTTGCTGGGCGGACTCGCCATGACCGGTTTCGCCCTTGTGGAGGAAGAGTGGGAGCGGCCGGTTTTGGCAGACCAGCTCTGCACCGCGCGTGCGGAGGGTGGCCTTCGCCACCCATATCCGGCAACGTTCGACGGCGGCGGGCATGGCCTGCGGGTCCGCTCGCTTTCCGGTGCCATCGCCCTGGCCGGGCTGCCTGATGTTTCCGGGAACGAGGTTCAGGGAAGTTTCGTGGCAGACCTGGGCGCCTTGAAAGGCCGAAAGATCGAGTTCGGCCCCCACGTCACGGAAATCCCTGCGCTGCAGGACTCGTTGTTCTAG
- a CDS encoding CoA ester lyase codes for MTSSIAAESIRPTRNIPADIARSWLLVNAMKTELFDESAASRADAIILDIEDAVDPSQKDAARENVVNWLRSGGQAWVRINDATSKFWADDLAGLRGTPGLLGVMLAKTESADQVTESYHRMDGKTPVIPLVESALGIEEANHIARAQGAFRLAFGSGDFRRDTGMAATPEAMAYPRAKLVVASRVGNLPGPIDGPTVGTNHPILREQTGITVTMGMTGKLCLAIDQTTVINEVISPTPSDVAWATDFMNDFEANGRVIRDGSDLPRLGRAEKIMKLAVAFGVQPSL; via the coding sequence ATGACGTCTAGCATCGCCGCCGAATCCATTCGGCCTACCCGCAATATTCCCGCCGATATCGCCCGTTCCTGGCTCCTTGTGAACGCCATGAAGACGGAACTTTTTGACGAATCCGCGGCCTCACGGGCAGATGCCATCATCCTTGACATCGAAGACGCCGTGGACCCTTCCCAGAAGGACGCAGCCCGCGAGAATGTTGTGAACTGGCTAAGGTCCGGCGGCCAGGCCTGGGTCCGCATCAACGATGCCACCAGTAAGTTCTGGGCCGACGACCTCGCCGGCCTGCGCGGCACCCCGGGCCTGCTCGGCGTGATGCTCGCCAAGACCGAGTCCGCGGACCAGGTCACCGAGTCCTACCACCGCATGGACGGCAAGACTCCCGTAATTCCGCTGGTCGAGTCTGCCCTCGGCATCGAGGAAGCCAACCACATTGCCCGCGCCCAGGGTGCGTTCCGCCTGGCTTTCGGTTCCGGCGACTTCCGCCGCGACACCGGCATGGCCGCCACCCCCGAGGCCATGGCCTACCCGCGTGCCAAGCTCGTGGTAGCCAGCCGCGTGGGCAACCTGCCGGGTCCCATCGATGGCCCCACAGTCGGCACCAACCACCCCATCCTGCGCGAGCAGACCGGCATCACTGTGACCATGGGCATGACCGGCAAGCTTTGCCTTGCCATCGACCAGACCACCGTGATCAACGAGGTCATTAGCCCCACGCCGTCCGACGTCGCATGGGCCACCGACTTCATGAACGACTTCGAAGCCAACGGCCGGGTTATCCGCGATGGTTCGGACCTCCCGCGACTTGGCCGCGCCGAGAAGATCATGAAGCTCGCAGTTGCCTTCGGGGTCCAGCCTTCCCTGTAG
- a CDS encoding ABC transporter substrate-binding protein, whose translation MKLHLPLLSVAAAVVLALTVSGCGGAAEAGQSQANQAGNEVKELRYQGSANNVTFPELAADLGYLGDLKLNWVGNTTSGPQDIQSAATNQTDFGGAFSGAVVKLIEAGAPVKAVVNYYGSDEKTFSGYYVKADSSIKGPRDLIGKKIAVNTLGAHHEAVINSYLTKNGLSPDEIKQVQLVPLAPNDTEEAIRRGQVDAGTLGGVLQDHAIEAGGLRSLFSDVQLFGNFAGGQIVLRSDFIGKNPNTTRTFTTGVAKAIKWAAETPRDEVIARFTKIIENRGRNENTANLKFWKSPGVPDSGVIQDKDFTRWEGWLNSAGIVKDKLTPSKYYTNDFNELAKKG comes from the coding sequence ATGAAACTGCATCTGCCCCTGCTGAGCGTCGCGGCCGCCGTCGTACTAGCGCTGACGGTGTCCGGCTGCGGCGGTGCAGCCGAAGCCGGACAAAGTCAGGCCAACCAAGCCGGCAACGAGGTCAAGGAACTCCGGTACCAAGGCTCCGCCAACAACGTGACTTTCCCCGAACTTGCTGCCGACCTCGGATACCTGGGCGACCTGAAGTTGAACTGGGTGGGCAACACCACCAGTGGCCCCCAGGACATCCAATCCGCAGCCACCAACCAGACCGACTTCGGCGGCGCATTCTCCGGAGCCGTGGTGAAGCTGATCGAAGCAGGCGCGCCCGTGAAGGCCGTGGTCAACTACTACGGCTCGGACGAGAAGACCTTCAGCGGCTACTACGTGAAGGCGGACAGCTCCATCAAGGGACCCCGCGACCTGATCGGCAAGAAAATCGCGGTGAACACACTCGGCGCACACCACGAAGCGGTCATCAACAGCTATCTGACCAAGAACGGGCTCAGCCCGGATGAGATCAAGCAGGTCCAGCTCGTCCCTTTGGCACCGAACGACACTGAGGAAGCCATCCGCCGCGGCCAAGTGGACGCGGGAACCCTCGGCGGCGTGCTGCAGGACCATGCCATCGAGGCTGGCGGACTACGTTCGCTGTTCAGCGATGTGCAGCTGTTCGGCAACTTTGCAGGCGGCCAGATCGTGCTCCGGAGCGACTTCATCGGAAAGAACCCGAACACGACGCGTACATTCACCACCGGCGTTGCCAAAGCCATCAAATGGGCAGCAGAAACACCACGGGACGAAGTCATTGCCCGCTTCACCAAGATCATCGAAAACCGCGGACGCAATGAGAACACGGCCAACCTGAAGTTCTGGAAGAGCCCTGGCGTTCCCGACTCCGGCGTGATCCAGGACAAGGACTTCACCCGCTGGGAGGGGTGGCTGAACTCTGCCGGAATCGTGAAGGACAAGCTCACGCCGTCCAAGTACTACACCAACGACTTCAACGAGCTCGCGAAGAAGGGATAG
- a CDS encoding ABC transporter ATP-binding protein: protein MTAKISLRNVTKQFTVRATKSAAATTLTAIDSLSLDVQDGEFLTLVGPSGSGKTTLLDLLAGLSTPTSGEVLVDGKPVTGPGKDRAVVFQQYALFPWRTASANVSIGLEGTGPGGRKLNRRERAAKAREYLALVGLAGFEDRYPHELSGGMKQRVAIARSLAYEPDVLLMDEPFAALDAQTREQLQDELLRIWKATGKTIVFITHGIDEAVYLGERVAVLSARPGRLKQIVDIHIPDRDGDEDIRSNPAFVEHRHEVWTLLHDEVRRAQDAGHRKILPDGSAPDEPATTITERSAA, encoded by the coding sequence ATGACAGCGAAAATCAGCCTCCGCAATGTCACCAAGCAATTCACGGTCCGGGCTACGAAGTCCGCTGCTGCCACCACCCTCACGGCCATCGATTCCCTGAGCCTGGACGTCCAAGACGGCGAGTTCCTCACCCTGGTGGGGCCCAGCGGGTCCGGAAAGACCACGCTGCTGGACCTGCTCGCCGGACTCTCAACGCCGACGTCGGGCGAGGTTCTGGTGGACGGCAAACCCGTCACCGGACCCGGCAAGGACCGCGCTGTGGTGTTCCAGCAGTACGCATTGTTCCCGTGGCGGACAGCTTCGGCCAACGTTTCGATTGGCTTGGAAGGAACAGGGCCCGGCGGCAGGAAATTGAACCGGCGCGAACGGGCAGCCAAGGCCAGGGAGTACTTGGCACTGGTGGGATTGGCCGGTTTCGAGGACCGGTATCCCCATGAACTCTCCGGGGGCATGAAGCAACGTGTTGCGATTGCCCGCAGCCTGGCTTACGAGCCCGACGTCCTGCTGATGGACGAGCCCTTCGCGGCTTTGGACGCTCAGACCCGCGAGCAGTTGCAGGACGAACTGCTGCGCATCTGGAAGGCCACCGGAAAGACCATCGTGTTCATCACGCACGGCATTGACGAGGCCGTTTACCTCGGCGAGCGCGTGGCCGTGCTAAGCGCCCGCCCTGGCCGGCTGAAGCAAATCGTGGACATCCATATCCCCGACCGCGACGGCGATGAAGACATCCGCTCCAACCCGGCCTTCGTGGAGCATCGGCACGAGGTGTGGACGCTGCTGCACGACGAGGTCCGCAGGGCGCAGGACGCCGGACACCGGAAGATCCTCCCGGACGGCAGCGCCCCGGACGAGCCCGCCACCACTATCACTGAAAGGAGCGCTGCCTGA
- a CDS encoding ABC transporter permease, translating into MTTTLAPTEAAPQASTAPHPSPAVEPSASRGSRARTTPLLATVRRVTAAAGSGVWKSTAILAFLALWELGPTYLASPSTRVFLPPLHDVLLAWGKLFEAGTIQGHIAASLTRSVAGFGAALVAGVSLGLLIAWYGRLNAVLNPLLELFRNTAALALLPVFTLLLGIGEESKISIVAYAAFFPVLLNTIAGVKTVDPLLIRAARSLGLNSFRLFQKVILPSAVPTIFTGIRMAGTASILVLIAAEMVGAKAGLGYLIVNAQSSFLIPDMYAGILTVSLLGLGVNFLLVALERHFSRWRTAVGAAAS; encoded by the coding sequence ATGACCACCACGCTCGCGCCAACAGAAGCGGCGCCTCAGGCGAGCACCGCGCCACACCCAAGCCCCGCCGTCGAACCTTCCGCATCGAGGGGCTCACGGGCACGCACGACGCCGCTGCTCGCTACCGTGCGCAGGGTTACCGCAGCAGCCGGTTCAGGCGTGTGGAAGTCCACCGCAATCCTGGCCTTTCTGGCACTGTGGGAACTCGGCCCGACGTATCTGGCCAGTCCGTCCACCAGGGTGTTCCTCCCACCGTTGCATGACGTGCTGCTGGCGTGGGGCAAGCTTTTCGAAGCGGGAACCATCCAAGGCCATATCGCGGCCAGCCTGACCAGGTCCGTAGCCGGTTTCGGCGCAGCGCTCGTTGCAGGTGTGTCGCTGGGCCTCCTGATCGCTTGGTACGGCCGGCTCAACGCAGTCCTCAACCCGTTGCTGGAACTATTCCGCAACACGGCCGCGCTGGCCCTCCTGCCGGTGTTCACCCTGCTGCTGGGCATCGGCGAGGAATCCAAGATCAGCATCGTTGCCTACGCGGCTTTCTTCCCGGTGCTGCTCAACACGATTGCGGGCGTGAAAACCGTGGATCCGCTGCTCATCCGGGCCGCGCGCTCGTTGGGCCTGAACAGTTTCCGCCTCTTCCAGAAGGTCATCCTGCCATCCGCCGTGCCAACGATTTTCACTGGCATCCGCATGGCCGGCACGGCATCCATCCTGGTACTGATTGCTGCCGAGATGGTGGGTGCCAAAGCGGGCCTTGGATACCTGATTGTGAACGCGCAGAGCAGCTTCCTGATCCCGGACATGTACGCGGGCATCCTGACCGTCTCGCTGCTGGGTCTCGGCGTGAACTTCCTGCTGGTGGCCCTTGAGCGGCACTTCTCGCGCTGGCGGACCGCCGTTGGCGCCGCAGCTTCCTAA
- a CDS encoding TauD/TfdA family dioxygenase, giving the protein MTVITETKLEFAKLGSRIGAEIRGFDISGDLSQDTVSQIRAALNEHKALVFREANILSDEAQVKFASHFGPLTKAHPTVASVEGEENVLPVDSENGSANNWHTDVTFVVNPPQASTLRSIDLPAYGGETLIASSAGAYQDLPEELRNFADTLWAIHTNDYDYSVPKNLEHQNAEERRKEFTRLKFETAHPVVRVHPLTGERGLFIGGFAQRLRIVGLSNTESKDIIRLLQAYVTRPENVVRVNWEPNQVVLFDNRITQHYAPDNYDGQPRKLNRVTIAGDIPVGIDGKPSQSIQGDSSTYSVVAPVTVS; this is encoded by the coding sequence ATGACCGTCATTACCGAAACCAAACTCGAGTTCGCCAAGCTGGGTTCCCGCATCGGAGCCGAAATCCGCGGATTCGACATCAGCGGAGACCTCAGCCAGGACACCGTCTCCCAAATCCGTGCGGCCCTCAATGAGCACAAGGCCCTGGTGTTCCGGGAGGCCAACATCCTGAGCGACGAAGCACAGGTGAAGTTCGCCAGCCATTTCGGCCCGCTCACCAAGGCGCATCCGACAGTTGCTTCCGTGGAAGGTGAAGAAAACGTCCTGCCCGTAGACAGCGAGAACGGCTCCGCCAACAACTGGCACACCGACGTCACGTTTGTGGTCAACCCACCGCAGGCCTCCACGTTGCGGAGCATCGATCTGCCTGCTTATGGCGGGGAGACCCTCATCGCTTCCTCTGCCGGCGCCTACCAGGACCTGCCGGAGGAACTGCGCAACTTCGCGGACACCTTGTGGGCCATCCACACCAACGATTACGACTACTCAGTGCCCAAGAACCTTGAGCACCAGAATGCCGAGGAGCGCCGTAAGGAGTTCACCCGCCTGAAGTTCGAAACCGCCCACCCTGTGGTGCGCGTCCACCCGTTGACCGGCGAGCGCGGATTGTTCATTGGGGGCTTCGCGCAGCGGCTTCGGATCGTGGGCTTGTCCAACACGGAATCGAAGGACATCATCCGCCTCCTGCAGGCATACGTGACGCGTCCTGAGAATGTGGTCCGCGTGAACTGGGAACCGAACCAGGTGGTCTTGTTCGACAACCGCATCACCCAGCACTACGCCCCGGACAACTACGACGGCCAGCCGCGCAAGCTCAACCGCGTGACCATTGCCGGCGACATTCCGGTGGGCATCGATGGCAAGCCCAGCCAGTCCATCCAGGGTGATTCGAGCACCTACTCGGTGGTGGCCCCGGTGACCGTCTCCTAG